From a single Eleginops maclovinus isolate JMC-PN-2008 ecotype Puerto Natales chromosome 18, JC_Emac_rtc_rv5, whole genome shotgun sequence genomic region:
- the LOC134880025 gene encoding sperm surface protein Sp17-like isoform X2 yields the protein MQERSDTLCEDGGISPTPSADQPAAEEEEPLASEKDSTDREGKSSDKEDCSRPQEEEDIMDIPLDDPEANRAAAKIQAGFRGHMTRKKMKPEDKVEGEERQEDRGQ from the exons ATGCAAGAGAGGAGTGACACATTATGTGAAGATGGCGGCATCAGCCCCACTCCAAGTGCAGATCAGCCAgctgcagaagaggaagagcCTCTTGCTTCTGAAAAGGACTCCACAGATCGTGAAGGCAAGAGCAGTGACAAG gaggatTGCAGCCGGccccaggaggaggaggacatcaTGGACATCCCCCTGGATGACCCCGAGGCCAACAGGGCTGCTGCCAAGATCCAGGCCGGCTTCCGTGGGCACATGACCCGTAAGAAGATGAAGCCGGAGGACAAAGTGGAAGGGGAGGAG
- the LOC134880022 gene encoding putative uncharacterized protein DDB_G0274435 isoform X1 translates to MSVPFSNTHLRVPRGFGTILEGLAREVLRDQPEDIPKYAAHYFDALLKQRDESGIDPAEWAAKLEDRFYNNHAFRASKPSPEKEPSAKMTISKEKSYESQTEDESNHTEDSNVSTTHPTLSEEVDLSESMEEYEEKQGITEKHVVSIEEGLSEEESVNMLPAADLQPDDLSGTEEERDQTITTFDQVDRAANGKDSFTVADQDNARSELEPTDLLSLKAISNVDGCAQELKLENECGDDEPKTSFVDMEIVDSEGDENNDGEEAVEVLSYPGLADVDVCATELGGTERSMEGANAENDEDSSKSQPEEKTVQSVLSQSETPEHNQQEEEDQVEKTEEEASSSESFSDVIHERLTHIEADLVCNDMPNEDSLVEINFEDVPKGQQIKEVEEKQPEEDSSVDVLQTRFLEMQQEEECKTAVETESNISHKQDHDEPAMMGVEKEVKSEGEEMERDHKKSDIMNKNLDTNDSHLNNSDIDGNREGVKTIGSSHQPTIDEANSEDEMDHKNEGNNKEGEINRNEFHQNEGWEKDEKSNNAEDETTDTVGRQ, encoded by the exons ATGTCAGTACCTTTCTCCAACACTCACCTGCGGGTCCCGCGAGGATTCGGCACCATCTTGGAGGGGCTGGCCAGAGAAGTCCTGCGAGATCAGCCGGAAGACATCCCTAAATATGCTGCACACTACTTTGATGCTCTTCTCAAACAAAGAGACG AAAGTGGCATCGACCCTGCTGAGTGGGCTGCTAAACTGGAAGATAGATTCTACAACAACCATGCATTCAGGGCTTCTAAG CCTAGCCCCGAAAAAGAGCCTTCAGCAAAGATGACCATTTCCAA AGAAAAATCATATGAGTCCCAAACTGAAGATGAATCAAACCATACAGAAGACTCTAATGTTTCCACAACACATCCTACTCTCTCTGAAGAGGTTGATTTAAGTGAAAGCATGGAAgaatatgaagaaaaacaggGTATTACAGAGAAACACGTTGTTTCAATAGAAGAAGGACTTTCAGAGGAGGAATCAGTCAacatgctcccagctgcagacCTACAGCCGGATGATCTGAGTGgtacagaggaggagagagaccaAACAATAACTACATTTGATCAAGTTGACAGGGCAGCTAATGGAAAAGATAGCTTCACTGTGGCAGACCAAGATAATGCTCGGTCTGAGTTAGAGCCCACCGACTTGTTATCATTGAAAGCCATTTCAAATGTAGACGGGTGTGCTCAGGAGTTAAAACTGGAAAACGAATGTGGAGATGATGAACCAAAGACTTCATTTGTAGATATGGAGATTGTAGACTCAGAAGGAGATGAAAATAATGACGGAGAAGAAGCAGTAGAAGTACTTTCATATCCTGGGTTGGCTGATGTGGATGTTTGTGCTACAGAGCTTGGAGGAACAGAGAGATCAATGGAAGGAGCCAATGCTGAAAATGATGAGGACAGCTCAAAATCCCAACCTGAGGAGAAGACTGTACAATCAGTATTGTCTCAATCTGAAACCCCAGAACACAATCAGCAAGAAGAGGAGGATCAGGtagaaaaaacagaagaggaggCTTCTTCATCTGAGTCTTTTTCTGACGTAATACATGAAAGATTAACTCATATAGAGGCAGATTTAGTATGTAATGATATGCCAAATGAGGATTCTTTGGTTGAGATTAACTTTGAAGATGTTCCCAAGGGTCAGCAGATTAAAGAGGTTGAGGAGAAACAGCCAGAAGAAGACAGCTCAGTTGATGTCTTACAGACTAGGTTTTTAGAAATGCAACaggaggaagagtgcaaaactgcagtggaaacagagtCAAATATATCTCACAAACAAGACCACGATGAACCTGCAATGATGGGAGTTGAAAAGGAAGTGAAGTCTGAAGGGGAGGAAATGGAAAGAGACCACAAGAAATCTGATATAATGAACAAGAATTTAGACACAAATGATTCTCATTTAAATAACAGTGATATTGATGGTAATCGCGAAGGTGTTAAAACCATCGGCTCATCACATCAGCCCACCATCGATGAAGCGAACTCAGAGGATGAAATGGATCATAAAAATGAAGGTAATAACAAAGAAGGAGAGATAAATAGAAATGAATTTCACCAGAATGAGGGTTGGGAAAAAGATGAAAAGTCAAACAATGCTGAGGATGAGACAACAGACACGGTTGGAAGGCAATAA
- the LOC134880022 gene encoding sperm surface protein Sp17-like isoform X3 — MSVPFSNTHLRVPRGFGTILEGLAREVLRDQPEDIPKYAAHYFDALLKQRDESGIDPAEWAAKLEDRFYNNHAFRASKPSPEKEPSAKMTISKAWRNREINGRSQC; from the exons ATGTCAGTACCTTTCTCCAACACTCACCTGCGGGTCCCGCGAGGATTCGGCACCATCTTGGAGGGGCTGGCCAGAGAAGTCCTGCGAGATCAGCCGGAAGACATCCCTAAATATGCTGCACACTACTTTGATGCTCTTCTCAAACAAAGAGACG AAAGTGGCATCGACCCTGCTGAGTGGGCTGCTAAACTGGAAGATAGATTCTACAACAACCATGCATTCAGGGCTTCTAAG CCTAGCCCCGAAAAAGAGCCTTCAGCAAAGATGACCATTTCCAA AGCTTGGAGGAACAGAGAGATCAATGGAAGGAGCCAATGCTGA
- the LOC134880022 gene encoding sperm surface protein Sp17-like isoform X2: MSVPFSNTHLRVPRGFGTILEGLAREVLRDQPEDIPKYAAHYFDALLKQRDESGIDPAEWAAKLEDRFYNNHAFRASKPSPEKEPSAKMTISKFQVSRVKRKVRTER, from the exons ATGTCAGTACCTTTCTCCAACACTCACCTGCGGGTCCCGCGAGGATTCGGCACCATCTTGGAGGGGCTGGCCAGAGAAGTCCTGCGAGATCAGCCGGAAGACATCCCTAAATATGCTGCACACTACTTTGATGCTCTTCTCAAACAAAGAGACG AAAGTGGCATCGACCCTGCTGAGTGGGCTGCTAAACTGGAAGATAGATTCTACAACAACCATGCATTCAGGGCTTCTAAG CCTAGCCCCGAAAAAGAGCCTTCAGCAAAGATGACCATTTCCAA GTTTCAAGTGTCACGGGTGAAAAGAAAGGTCAGGACTGAAAGATAA
- the LOC134880023 gene encoding uncharacterized protein LOC134880023 isoform X2, whose translation MTISVNFALLFFVATQDFTSCVNVTSTWKILNVTFRESLTLNCTYNCSIGFVRGCWSKVNTLKSGGYSPCLGNTSKSSCTTSLHLSNMSTKDHNEEFICYTQHTDDPQVPQKPVLGVVLQHKAQTSVIPKTATKNASIPAEQNESSGGLPGEFTGIKVLATVTVAVAMVLAALAVFLCLNRNRECWHDKGEPGRSMSGSALPLHAVPSPVKATLSKQSERVTLRIPTPDNESDTEVPYADITIAVRGISTPELTQVGYLTPGDQKEWWGDEPRSHLQASRSADRLHVPQSREVSRKMSTNSEYAVITYA comes from the exons ATGACGATCTCAGTCAACTTCGCTTTGCTCTTTTTTGTGGCGACACAAG ATTTTACAAGCTGTGTTAATGTGACGTCAACTTGGAAAATCTTGAATGTAACGTTCAGGGAGTCTCTAACATTAAACTGCACTTACAATTGCTCTATTGGATTTGTTCGTGGCTGTTGgagtaaagtaaatacattaaaatccGGAGGCTATTCCCCATGTCTTGGAAATACCAGCAAAAGCAGTTGCACAACATCCCTTCATCTGTCAAATATGTCTACTAAAGATCACAATGAGGAGTTCATTTGCTACACACAACATACAGATGACCCTCAAGTACCACAAAAACCAGTGCTCGGGGTTGTTCTGCAACATAAag ctcAAACAAGTGTTATCCCAAAGACTGCAACTAAAAATG CTTCTATTCCTGCTGAGCAAAATGAGTCAAGTGGAG GTTTGCCGGGGGAATTTACTGGAATTAAGGTTTTAGCCACAGTTACCGTTGCTGTGGCCATGGTGCTTGCAGCTTTGGCCGTTTTCCTGTGTCTGAACCGGAACAGAGAGTGCTGGCATGATAAAG GGGAGCCTGGTAGGTCCATGTCAGG CTCAGCACTACCTCTTCACGCTGTCCCTTCGCCAGTGAAGG CGACATTGTCAAAACAAAGTGAGAGAGTGACTTTAAGGATTCCTACACCAG ATAATGAAAGCGACACAGAGGTTCCGTATGCTGACATAACGATCGCTGTACGAGGTATCAGTACACCAGAACTCACTCAGGTCGGCTATTTAACCCCTGGTGATCAAAAAGAG TGGTGGGGAGATGAACCAAGGTCTCACCTGCAGGCCTCCCGTTCAGCTGACAGACTGCATGTCCCTCAGTCAAGGGAGGTCAGCCGCAAGATGAGTACCAACTCTGAATATGCAGTCATCACATATGCCTGA
- the LOC134880023 gene encoding uncharacterized protein LOC134880023 isoform X1 — protein sequence MTISVNFALLFFVATQDFTSCVNVTSTWKILNVTFRESLTLNCTYNCSIGFVRGCWSKVNTLKSGGYSPCLGNTSKSSCTTSLHLSNMSTKDHNEEFICYTQHTDDPQVPQKPVLGVVLQHKAQTSVIPKTATKNASIPAEQNESSGDNSIILQGLPGEFTGIKVLATVTVAVAMVLAALAVFLCLNRNRECWHDKGEPGRSMSGSALPLHAVPSPVKATLSKQSERVTLRIPTPDNESDTEVPYADITIAVRGISTPELTQVGYLTPGDQKEWWGDEPRSHLQASRSADRLHVPQSREVSRKMSTNSEYAVITYA from the exons ATGACGATCTCAGTCAACTTCGCTTTGCTCTTTTTTGTGGCGACACAAG ATTTTACAAGCTGTGTTAATGTGACGTCAACTTGGAAAATCTTGAATGTAACGTTCAGGGAGTCTCTAACATTAAACTGCACTTACAATTGCTCTATTGGATTTGTTCGTGGCTGTTGgagtaaagtaaatacattaaaatccGGAGGCTATTCCCCATGTCTTGGAAATACCAGCAAAAGCAGTTGCACAACATCCCTTCATCTGTCAAATATGTCTACTAAAGATCACAATGAGGAGTTCATTTGCTACACACAACATACAGATGACCCTCAAGTACCACAAAAACCAGTGCTCGGGGTTGTTCTGCAACATAAag ctcAAACAAGTGTTATCCCAAAGACTGCAACTAAAAATG CTTCTATTCCTGCTGAGCAAAATGAGTCAAGTGGAG ACAATTCAATTATTCTTCAAGGTTTGCCGGGGGAATTTACTGGAATTAAGGTTTTAGCCACAGTTACCGTTGCTGTGGCCATGGTGCTTGCAGCTTTGGCCGTTTTCCTGTGTCTGAACCGGAACAGAGAGTGCTGGCATGATAAAG GGGAGCCTGGTAGGTCCATGTCAGG CTCAGCACTACCTCTTCACGCTGTCCCTTCGCCAGTGAAGG CGACATTGTCAAAACAAAGTGAGAGAGTGACTTTAAGGATTCCTACACCAG ATAATGAAAGCGACACAGAGGTTCCGTATGCTGACATAACGATCGCTGTACGAGGTATCAGTACACCAGAACTCACTCAGGTCGGCTATTTAACCCCTGGTGATCAAAAAGAG TGGTGGGGAGATGAACCAAGGTCTCACCTGCAGGCCTCCCGTTCAGCTGACAGACTGCATGTCCCTCAGTCAAGGGAGGTCAGCCGCAAGATGAGTACCAACTCTGAATATGCAGTCATCACATATGCCTGA
- the LOC134880457 gene encoding multiple epidermal growth factor-like domains protein 6, whose protein sequence is MGQTSRAACKRCREGRFCPAGSSGPGLPCARGRYCPAGTLEEVICPRGTFTPHQGAISVKDCLKCPAGFYCPKGRSDPVPCPPGSFNPLEGQDELADCRECYAGKACTQVALKAPDVVCMQGFVCPPGSSQPNAPTNACPPGTLSNRSDLTDRSQCQQCPARYACLRGTGGIHRPPLFCFAGHYCPSGTMFPTQHKCPVGTWSVHGGLEAESECLPCPQGWYCLAGSSSPSGRCSSGHYCPDGTAYGTQFPCPAGTYSIHIGNRYREDCLICPEGSFCQKGTSKPSPCPLSTFRHLKGGRRQEDCSACPAGYFCPHSATVNPRVCGAGSYSDEGSVECSPCLQGHYCSDETTSEEAMLSIMVCPPGFLCSQGLARDPQRSATLCPRGFFCPGGGIDPNPIPCTNGTYGEFPGLQDASECDQCPEGKYCYSQEPQEQPITRPGFHCPEGTYAPEPCPEGTYSSRPALSNGSECSSCGGGQYCSSVGLSEPSGNCKERFYCREGAKSATPADGPTGGLCPAGSYCPPASSSPLPCPPGTFSNNTGLSRPEECVSCPPGFYCLGSNNTSPSGQCFPGFYCTGGSASPVQSEAEEGYYTLERAARQQPCPLGTYQPRRGAQSCVECQGGRLCNQAALSHPPLCPTGHFCPRGILLLNPVLQALTLTGLVVMLCTTVGRARLDGSAAEPDFLSLRVSVPGTLLHLWSLHCLSSGFGVWRSLFCRLHLPTRDSLPTAAPLPSRNLEQHCGCPKHVFLLALPSRTLLQQYRTQQALRTL, encoded by the exons ATGGGTCAGACAAGTAGGGCAGCCTGCAAGAGATGTAGGGAAGGACGCTTCTGTCCTGCAG GCTCATCAGGTCCTGGCTTGCCGTGTGCTCGGGGGAGATACTGTCCTGCTGGCACCTTGGAAGAAGTGATTTGTCCTCGAGGCACCTTTACCCCTCATCAAGGAGCCAtaa GTGTGAAGGACTGTCTCAAATGCCCTGCGGGTTTTTACTGTCCTAAGGGGAGAAGCGACCCTGTGCCCTGTCCACCAGGCTCCTTTAACCCCTTAGAGGGTCAGGATGAGTTGGCTGATTGCAGGGAGTGCTATGCAGGGAAGGCCTGCACACAGGTAGCCCTGAAAGCCCCAGATGTGGTCTGCATGCAAGG ATTTGTGTGTCCCCCTGGTTCTTCTCAACCCAACGCACCAACCAATGCCTGCCCACCAGGGACACTGAGCAATCGCTCTGACCTCACTGATCGCTCACAGTGTCAGCAGTGTCCGGCTCGATATGCCTGTCTTCGAG GTACTGGTGGTATCCACAGACCACCACTCTTCTGCTTTGCAGGACACTATTGTCCCTCTGGAACTATGTTCCCCACCCAGCACAAGTGTCCTGTGGGAACATGGAGTGTTCATGGTGGCCTGGAAGCTGAAAGTGAGTGCCTGCCATGCCCACAGGGCTGGTATTGTTTGGCTGGATCCTCATCTCCGTCAGGTCGATGCAGCTCTGGACACTACTGCCCTGACG GGACTGCATACGGCACCCAGTTTCCTTGCCCTGCGGGGACCTACAGCATCCACATTGGCAACCGATATAGAGAAGATTGCCTGATATGTCCTGAAGGCTCTTTCTGTCAAAAAGGCACCTCCAAACCTTCACCCTGCCCACT ATCCACATTTCGCCATCTGAAAGGAGGTCGGAGGCAGGAGGACTGCTCTGCTTGCCCTGCTGGCTATTTTTGTCCCCACTCAGCCACTGTCAACCCCAGAGTGTGTGGAGCTGGAAGCTACTCT GATGAGGGCTCTGTGGAGTGTTCTCCGTGCCTGCAGGGCCACTACTGCAGTGATGAGACTACCAGTGAGGAAGCCATGTTAAGCATCATGGTGTGCCCCCCAGGCTTTCTCTGCTCTCAGGGTTTAGCCCGAGACCCCCAGCGCTCAGCCACACTTTGTCCTCGAGGGTTCTTCTGTCCAGGGGGAGGCATT GATCCCAACCCCATTCCTTGCACCAATGGTACCTATGGTGAGTTTCCTGGTCTGCAGGATGCTAGCGAATGTGATCAGTGTCCGGAGGGGAAGTACTGTTATTCCCAGGAGCCGCAGGAGCAGCCTATTACAAGGCCT GGCTTTCACTGTCCGGAGGGCACTTATGCTCCCGAACCTTGCCCTGAAGGAACCTACAGCTCACGCCCAGCTCTCAGTAATGGGTCTGAGTGCTCCTCTTGTGGCGGAGGACAGTATTGCTCCAGTGTGGGACTCTCAGAGCCCTCCGGAAACTGTAAAGAGCGCTTCTACTGTAGAGAGGGAGCCAAATCTGCA ACTCCTGCGGATGGGCCGACAGGAGGATTGTGCCCAGCAGGAAGTTACTGTCCTCCTGCTTCGTCCTCTCCACTGCCCTGTCCACCCGGCACCTTCAGCAACAATACCGGTCTCAGCAGACCTGAAGAGTGTGTCAGCTGTCCGCCAGG TTTCTATTGTTTAGGTTCCAACAACACCTCCCCTTCAGGTCAATGTTTTCCTGGTTTCTACTGTACTGGTGGCTCAGCGTCCCCTGTTCAGAGTGAAGCAGAGGAAGGTTATTATACCTTGGAGAGGGCAGCGAGGCAACAGCCATGTCCTCTTGGCACTTATCAGCCG CGTCGAGGTGCACAGTCATGTGTAGAGTGTCAGGGAGGCAGACTGTGTAACCAGGCAGCCTTGTCCCACCCACCACTGTGTCCCACAGGACACTTCTGTCCCCGGGGTATTCTGCTGCTCAACCCTGTCCTCCA GGCTCTTACTCTGACCGGCCTGGTGGTGATGCTGTGCACCACTGTCGGCCGTGCGAGGCTGGATGGTTCTGCAGCCGAGCCGGACTTTCTGAGCCTCAGGGTCTCTGTGCCCGGGACACTACTGCACCTCTGGAGCCTACACTGCCTCTCCA GTGGCTTTGGCGTCTGGAGGAGTTTGTTCTGCAGGCTACATCTGCCCACGAGGGACAGCTTACCCACAGCAGCACCCCTGCCCAGCAGGAACCTGGAGCAGCACTGTGGGTGCCCAAAACATGTCTTCCTGCTGGCCCTGCCCTCCAGGACTCTACTGCAACAATACAGGACTCAGCAAGCCCTCAGG